The Cryptococcus decagattii chromosome 1, complete sequence genome includes a region encoding these proteins:
- a CDS encoding phosphatidylglycerol/phosphatidylinositol transfer protein, with product MKLAPLLIPFIATAATADFAGNALSWAGQLVSGGRDALALADGPIKTMDSWSYVDCGLATDAVQIKSITVSPDPPVPGNNLTVNVKADVLTTIEEGAYADVTVKLGLIKLLHKEFDLCDEARNANATVQCPVKPGPYSVSQMVELPEEIPKAKFAVMVRGYTVEDEDMLCLDLFVDFMKK from the exons ATGAAGCTAGCCCCCCTCCTCATTCCCTTTATTGCCACAGCAGCCACGGCAGACTTCGCTGGTAATGCCCTCTCCTGGGCCGGCCAGTTGGTCAGCGGTGGACGTGACGCACTTGCCCTCGCCGACGGACCCATCAAGACTATGGACTCTTGGAGCTATGTTGACTGCG GATTGGCCACTGACGCGGT CCAAATCAAGTCAATCACGGTCTCTCCAGACCCTCCTGTCCCCGGAAATAACCTCACTGTGAACGTCAAGGCCGATGTCCTCACAACTATAGAG GAAGGCGCCTATGCTGACGTCACGGTCAAGCTTGGTTTAATCAAGCTATTGCACAAGGAATTTGACCTCTGTGACGAAGC CCGTAATGCGAATGCGACTGTCCAGTGTCCTGTTAAGCCCGGTCCCTATTCTGTTTCTCAGATGGTTGAACTTCCAGAGGAAATTCCCAAGGCCAAGTTCGCCGTCATGGTCAGGGGTTACACTGTTGAAGACGAGGACATGCTCTGCTTGGATCTCTTTGTTGATTTT ATGAAGAAGTAA